A genome region from Leifsonia sp. Root112D2 includes the following:
- the ispD gene encoding 2-C-methyl-D-erythritol 4-phosphate cytidylyltransferase produces the protein MSTPRIAVIVVAAGSGTRLGADVPKAFVALAGSTVLARSLHAVFGMQEQAQVIVVAPASDEADARAIGVQAAGVASASLTVVTGGDTRQQSVAAGLGELVDGIELVLVHDAARALTPSALFDAVAVAVRQRSHGVIPGLAVSDTIKRTDAAGGIIETVDRSELSAVQTPQGFPRQQLVDAYARPSGDFTDDAALVMAAGHPVSVLPGDPLAFKITTAWDLQRAEQLLSAGSAVPGGASGAERIGVGTDTHAFDASAELWLAGLHWPGEPGLAGHSDGDAVAHAITDALLAAAGLGDIGSVFGTNDPRFDGAHGSVFLTETRRRVENAGFAIRNVSVQLIGNRPRFAGRRAEAQTLLSELLGAPVSVSATTTDGLGFTGRGEGVAAIATALLHASGTACAK, from the coding sequence ATGAGTACCCCGCGCATCGCCGTCATCGTGGTAGCCGCGGGCAGCGGAACCCGTTTGGGCGCTGATGTGCCCAAGGCGTTTGTCGCGCTCGCGGGGTCCACGGTGCTGGCGCGCTCACTGCATGCCGTCTTCGGCATGCAGGAACAGGCCCAGGTGATAGTTGTCGCTCCGGCGAGCGATGAAGCGGACGCGCGCGCGATAGGCGTGCAGGCGGCGGGAGTCGCATCCGCGTCGTTGACCGTCGTCACCGGCGGCGACACCCGGCAGCAGTCCGTGGCCGCCGGTCTTGGCGAGTTGGTCGACGGCATCGAACTCGTGCTCGTGCATGACGCTGCCCGCGCGCTGACGCCGTCGGCGCTGTTCGACGCGGTCGCGGTCGCGGTGCGGCAACGTTCCCACGGCGTCATCCCCGGTCTTGCCGTCAGCGACACCATCAAGCGAACGGATGCCGCTGGCGGCATCATCGAGACCGTCGACCGCTCCGAGCTCTCCGCCGTGCAGACCCCGCAGGGTTTTCCACGACAACAGCTCGTGGACGCGTACGCGAGGCCGAGCGGCGACTTTACGGACGATGCCGCGCTCGTCATGGCCGCGGGGCATCCCGTCTCGGTGCTGCCGGGCGATCCGCTCGCGTTCAAGATCACGACTGCCTGGGACCTGCAGAGGGCCGAGCAGCTTCTGTCGGCCGGATCCGCGGTGCCGGGCGGAGCATCCGGGGCCGAGCGAATCGGTGTCGGGACCGACACTCATGCCTTCGACGCGTCGGCCGAGCTCTGGCTTGCCGGCCTGCACTGGCCGGGGGAGCCCGGACTTGCCGGCCACAGCGATGGTGATGCGGTGGCGCACGCGATCACGGACGCACTGCTGGCTGCGGCCGGCCTCGGCGACATCGGCAGCGTCTTCGGCACGAACGATCCGCGTTTTGACGGCGCGCACGGCAGCGTCTTTCTGACGGAGACACGACGCCGGGTCGAGAATGCGGGCTTCGCGATACGCAACGTTTCGGTGCAGCTCATCGGTAACCGACCGCGATTCGCCGGTCGGCGCGCAGAGGCGCAGACGTTGCTCAGCGAGTTGCTCGGTGCCCCCGTGAGCGTCTCCGCCACCACAACGGATGGCCTCGGCTTCACGGGGCGCGGCGAGGGGGTGGCGGCGATTGCGACGGCGCTGTTGCACGCATCCGGCACAGCATGCGCAAAGTAG
- a CDS encoding sensor histidine kinase, translated as MDSTWLVLLSLALGLVVGAGFVAILHVAARRGEQAADVVNSGVPDGVDQIIDALGSAGIVVDPSNNVMKASPGAHSLGLVWNDTLVQPELAELVDTVRRSGESISRDLVIPRGPFGDASIHLHARVARLGSRYILLLAEDHTESVRLDEVRRDFIANISHELKTPIGAVGLLAEALQSAADDAEQVRRFGERLSQESQRLARITQDIIELSRLQSSTSLANPTPLAIDDVVVAAVNQNRVAADARAIELAVGGSSRAHVYGVESMLVTAVDNLISNALQHSPERSRVGIGVKVADGAVEIAITDQGEGIPEAELDRIFERFYRVDQARSRSTGGTGLGLAIVKHAVQNHGGEVRVWSQPGRGSTFTIRLPEASTQLPAASANGAVRASIGDTP; from the coding sequence ATGGACTCCACCTGGTTGGTGCTGCTGTCTCTGGCACTGGGCCTTGTGGTCGGCGCCGGTTTCGTGGCCATCCTTCATGTTGCCGCCCGCCGGGGCGAGCAGGCTGCGGATGTCGTCAACTCCGGGGTTCCCGACGGCGTCGATCAAATCATCGACGCGCTCGGCTCTGCCGGCATCGTCGTCGATCCATCGAACAACGTCATGAAGGCCTCGCCCGGAGCCCATTCGCTGGGCCTGGTGTGGAATGACACCCTCGTGCAGCCCGAGTTGGCCGAACTGGTCGACACGGTGCGCCGCAGCGGCGAGTCGATCAGCCGCGACCTCGTGATACCCCGTGGCCCGTTCGGCGACGCGAGCATTCATCTGCACGCCCGGGTCGCCCGACTGGGCAGCCGCTACATTCTGCTGCTGGCCGAAGACCACACCGAGTCGGTGCGACTCGACGAGGTGCGCCGCGACTTCATCGCCAACATCAGCCACGAATTGAAGACCCCCATCGGCGCGGTAGGCCTGCTCGCCGAGGCATTGCAGAGCGCGGCGGATGACGCGGAGCAGGTTCGCCGCTTTGGCGAGCGGCTCAGCCAGGAGTCGCAGCGGCTGGCGCGCATCACCCAGGACATCATCGAGCTCTCCCGGCTGCAGTCCTCCACCTCGCTTGCCAACCCGACACCGCTCGCGATCGACGACGTCGTTGTCGCTGCGGTCAACCAGAATCGCGTGGCTGCGGATGCCCGTGCCATCGAGTTGGCGGTCGGCGGCTCGTCGCGGGCCCACGTCTACGGCGTGGAGTCGATGCTGGTCACCGCCGTGGACAATCTCATCTCGAACGCCCTTCAGCACTCGCCCGAGCGCAGCCGTGTCGGCATCGGCGTCAAGGTGGCCGACGGAGCCGTGGAGATCGCCATCACCGACCAGGGCGAGGGAATCCCCGAGGCCGAACTCGACCGCATCTTTGAGCGCTTCTACCGTGTCGATCAGGCGCGCTCCCGCAGCACCGGCGGAACCGGGCTCGGCCTGGCGATAGTCAAGCACGCCGTTCAGAACCATGGCGGGGAGGTGCGAGTGTGGTCCCAGCCCGGCCGGGGATCCACCTTCACCATTCGGCTGCCGGAAGCATCCACGCAGCTGCCCGCCGCATCCGCTAACGGCGCCGTCCGCGCCTCGATTGGAGACACTCCGTGA
- a CDS encoding phosphoglyceromutase: MTEYSTQPAAHTLILLRHGNSEWNQKNLFTGWVDVRLSEQGVTEARRAGELLLESGLEPDVLYTSVLTRAIQTANLALEVADRLWIDVKRSWRLNERHYGALQGLDKAETLEKFGPEQFQTWRRSFDVPPPLLDDDSEFSQAHDPRYAGLGDDLPRTESLKLVIERMLPYWESDITKDLEAGKTVLVTAHGNSLRALVKHLDGISDDEIAELNIPTGIPLVYKLDADFRPVSAAEYLDPEAAAAGAAAVAAQGKK, encoded by the coding sequence ATGACCGAGTACTCCACGCAGCCCGCCGCCCACACCCTGATTCTGCTGCGTCACGGCAACAGCGAGTGGAACCAGAAGAACCTCTTCACCGGCTGGGTCGACGTGCGTCTGAGCGAGCAGGGCGTCACCGAGGCCAGGCGCGCGGGCGAACTGCTGCTGGAGTCCGGCCTTGAGCCGGACGTGCTCTATACCTCGGTTCTCACGCGCGCCATCCAGACCGCGAACCTCGCGCTCGAGGTGGCCGACCGGCTGTGGATCGACGTGAAGCGTTCGTGGCGGCTCAACGAGCGCCACTACGGCGCGCTGCAGGGGCTCGACAAGGCCGAGACGCTTGAGAAGTTCGGCCCCGAGCAGTTCCAGACCTGGCGCCGCTCCTTCGACGTGCCGCCGCCGCTGCTCGACGACGACAGCGAGTTCTCCCAGGCGCACGACCCCCGTTACGCGGGCCTCGGCGACGATCTGCCGCGCACTGAGTCGCTCAAGCTCGTGATCGAGCGGATGCTGCCGTACTGGGAGTCCGACATCACGAAAGATCTCGAGGCGGGCAAGACCGTGCTCGTCACTGCCCACGGCAACTCCCTGCGCGCGCTCGTCAAGCATCTCGACGGCATCTCGGACGACGAGATCGCCGAGCTGAACATTCCCACCGGCATCCCGCTGGTCTACAAACTCGACGCCGACTTCCGGCCCGTATCGGCGGCTGAATACCTCGACCCCGAGGCTGCCGCGGCAGGCGCCGCCGCAGTAGCCGCGCAGGGCAAGAAGTAG
- a CDS encoding response regulator transcription factor, protein MTHLLLVEDEASLSEPLAFLLRREGYDVTVAADGPAALSEFDRAGADLVLLDLMLPGLPGTEVCRELRARSGVPIIMLTAKDSEVDIVVGLELGADDYVTKPYSTRELLARIRAVLRRRTEADADDENVLESGSVRMDVDSHTVSVDGAEIAMPLKEFELLELLLRNAGRVLTRGQLIDRVWGSDYFGDTKTLDVHIKRIRSRIEKNPSDPVMVVTVRGLGYRFNA, encoded by the coding sequence GTGACTCATCTGCTACTCGTCGAAGACGAAGCGTCCCTCAGTGAGCCGCTGGCCTTTCTGCTGCGACGCGAAGGCTACGACGTGACCGTCGCCGCGGACGGGCCTGCCGCGTTGAGCGAGTTCGATCGGGCCGGCGCCGACCTGGTGCTGCTCGACCTGATGCTTCCCGGACTGCCCGGAACCGAGGTCTGCCGCGAGCTGCGGGCACGATCCGGCGTTCCCATCATCATGCTCACGGCCAAAGACTCCGAGGTTGACATCGTGGTGGGGCTCGAGCTGGGTGCAGACGACTACGTGACCAAGCCGTATTCGACCCGGGAACTGCTGGCTCGCATCCGCGCCGTGCTGCGCAGGCGTACCGAGGCGGATGCCGACGACGAGAATGTGCTCGAGTCCGGCTCGGTGCGCATGGATGTCGACAGCCACACGGTCAGTGTGGACGGTGCCGAAATTGCTATGCCGTTGAAGGAATTCGAGCTGCTTGAACTGTTGTTGCGCAACGCGGGACGCGTGCTCACTCGCGGTCAACTGATCGACAGGGTGTGGGGCAGCGACTATTTCGGCGACACGAAGACGCTGGATGTGCACATCAAGCGCATTCGTTCGCGCATCGAGAAGAATCCCTCAGACCCGGTCATGGTGGTCACGGTGCGCGGGCTCGGCTACCGCTTCAACGCCTGA
- the ygfZ gene encoding CAF17-like 4Fe-4S cluster assembly/insertion protein YgfZ — protein sequence MTNPFLALSGAVEAGGRDAGVAAHYGNPVLEQRRLAAGDAIVDLSHRAVLTITGPDRLSWLNSISSQSLTRMGAGDSSETLLLAQTGRVEHAVRLIDDGETLWLLVEHDEADALLGWLTSMRFMLRVELADRSEEFATIGALGSGELVSAAVSNGTALVWHDPWTAVAPGGHQYATAAEHPGAGWNWSETLVARGELDGIAARAASAELPVAGLLAVEALRIAAWRPRFATEVDERTIPHELDWLRSAVHLEKGCYRGQETIAKVHNLGHPPRRLVMLHLDGSDAVLPGAGSPVWFSQEGERREVGLVTSSAMHHELGPIALAVVKRSTDVSLTLNVDAEGIVVAAAQEVVVPPTAGAVANVPRIPRIGAVTRPASTP from the coding sequence ATGACCAACCCCTTTCTCGCGCTGAGCGGCGCCGTCGAGGCGGGCGGCCGCGACGCGGGTGTCGCCGCGCACTATGGCAACCCGGTGCTCGAACAGCGCCGTCTGGCCGCTGGAGACGCCATCGTCGACCTCTCCCATCGCGCCGTGCTCACCATCACCGGCCCCGATCGCCTGAGCTGGCTGAACTCGATCAGCAGCCAGAGCCTCACGCGTATGGGTGCGGGAGACAGCTCGGAGACGCTGTTGCTCGCACAGACGGGCCGGGTGGAGCACGCCGTGCGCCTGATCGACGACGGTGAGACGCTCTGGCTGCTCGTGGAGCACGACGAGGCGGATGCCCTGCTCGGCTGGCTGACGTCGATGCGATTCATGCTGCGTGTCGAGCTCGCCGATCGCAGCGAGGAGTTCGCCACGATCGGGGCGCTGGGCTCCGGCGAACTCGTGAGCGCCGCAGTGTCGAACGGCACCGCCTTGGTCTGGCACGACCCGTGGACGGCGGTCGCGCCAGGCGGTCACCAATATGCGACGGCGGCCGAGCACCCCGGCGCGGGCTGGAACTGGAGCGAGACGCTGGTGGCTCGAGGCGAGCTCGACGGGATTGCCGCGCGCGCGGCATCCGCAGAGCTGCCGGTCGCCGGTCTGCTGGCGGTGGAGGCGCTGCGCATCGCGGCGTGGCGTCCGCGCTTCGCCACCGAGGTCGACGAGCGCACGATTCCGCACGAACTCGACTGGCTGCGCAGCGCCGTGCACCTGGAGAAGGGCTGCTATCGCGGCCAGGAAACCATCGCCAAGGTGCACAATCTGGGGCACCCGCCGCGCCGGCTCGTGATGCTGCACCTCGATGGCTCGGATGCCGTTCTGCCCGGCGCCGGAAGCCCGGTGTGGTTCTCGCAGGAGGGCGAGCGTCGCGAGGTTGGGCTGGTCACTTCCAGCGCCATGCACCACGAGTTGGGGCCCATCGCGCTCGCCGTGGTGAAGAGAAGCACGGATGTCTCGCTCACCCTCAACGTCGACGCGGAGGGCATCGTTGTCGCGGCGGCTCAGGAGGTGGTGGTTCCGCCGACGGCGGGCGCCGTGGCCAACGTGCCGCGTATCCCACGCATCGGAGCCGTCACCCGCCCCGCTTCCACGCCATAG
- a CDS encoding CarD family transcriptional regulator: MLFEVGETVVYPHHGAATITEVKKRIIKGEEKLYLKLNVTQGDLTIEVPAENVDLVGVRDVIGKEGLDRVFEVLRAPFTEEPTNWSRRYKANLEKLASGDVIKVSEVVRDLWRRDQDRGLSAGEKRMLAKARQILISELALAEKTDEEKASTVLDEVLAS; this comes from the coding sequence ATGCTTTTCGAGGTTGGCGAGACCGTCGTTTACCCCCATCATGGAGCCGCAACGATCACCGAGGTGAAGAAGAGGATCATCAAGGGTGAAGAGAAGCTCTACCTGAAGCTCAACGTCACCCAGGGCGATCTGACCATTGAGGTTCCTGCCGAGAATGTCGACCTTGTCGGCGTGCGTGACGTCATCGGCAAGGAAGGCCTCGACCGCGTGTTCGAGGTGCTTCGCGCGCCGTTCACCGAGGAGCCCACCAACTGGTCTCGCCGTTACAAGGCGAACCTGGAGAAGCTGGCTTCCGGCGACGTGATCAAGGTCTCCGAGGTCGTTCGCGACCTGTGGCGCCGCGATCAGGATCGCGGACTCTCCGCTGGCGAGAAGCGCATGCTGGCGAAGGCTCGGCAGATTCTCATCTCCGAGCTGGCTCTGGCTGAGAAGACCGACGAAGAGAAGGCATCCACCGTTCTCGACGAGGTTCTGGCTTCCTAG
- a CDS encoding FABP family protein, whose protein sequence is MIEIPTGLPAEIVPLSWLLGVWEGTGVLDYVLDEASGETHVQREFGQRVSFSHDGLPYLNYSSYTWLISDDENHEGDETDADDAERPLVAETGYWRLSRPLTDGDPGPAMLPGVGARPFANAESVETLRNASGGFDLEVSLVHPDGVAELYLGQITGPRVDLSTDAVIRSATAKEYAAATRLYGLVDAHLLWAWDIAALGQDLRTHASARLAKVD, encoded by the coding sequence ATGATCGAGATTCCCACCGGCCTGCCGGCAGAGATCGTGCCGCTCTCATGGCTGCTCGGCGTCTGGGAGGGCACGGGCGTGCTCGACTATGTGCTCGACGAGGCGAGCGGCGAGACACATGTGCAGAGGGAGTTCGGCCAGCGCGTGAGCTTCAGCCACGACGGCCTGCCTTACCTCAACTACAGCTCATACACGTGGCTGATCTCCGACGATGAGAATCACGAGGGCGACGAGACGGATGCCGACGACGCCGAGCGCCCGCTCGTCGCGGAAACCGGCTACTGGCGGCTCAGCCGACCGCTGACCGACGGCGATCCCGGGCCGGCGATGCTGCCCGGTGTCGGAGCGCGTCCCTTCGCGAACGCTGAGTCCGTTGAGACGCTGCGCAACGCATCCGGTGGCTTCGACCTGGAGGTCTCGCTCGTGCACCCCGACGGGGTCGCCGAGCTGTACCTCGGCCAGATCACCGGGCCCCGCGTCGACCTGTCGACGGATGCGGTCATTCGCAGCGCAACCGCCAAAGAGTATGCGGCGGCCACCCGGCTCTACGGGCTCGTCGATGCGCATCTGCTGTGGGCGTGGGATATTGCCGCCCTCGGGCAGGACCTGCGCACGCACGCATCCGCTCGTCTCGCGAAGGTGGACTGA
- the cysS gene encoding cysteine--tRNA ligase, which translates to MTVRLYDTRAQALRDFTPLVGGAVGLYVCGPTVQSSPHIGHLRSALVYDQLRRWFSYRGYDVTLVRNVTDIDDKILVNAALAQQGGSSEQWWALAYRYELEFTAGYTALGILPPTYEPRATASIPQMQEIIQRLIEGGHAYAAADGSGDVYFDVTNWPAYGELTRQSIDNMEAAADADPRAKRDPRDFALWKGRKAGEPESVSWQSPWGAGRPGWHIECSAMSARYLGQHFDIHGGGLDLRFPHHENELAQSNAVGYGFANYWVHNGLVHVNGQKMSKSLGNSVYAAELLAEAPPLAVRYYLGAAHYRSTIDYHDGSLAEAEAALERITGFLDRVQRRLADTRFSGAGSESVPEAFADAMDDDLAVPQALGVLHETVRAGNAALDDEDLAAAASARSAVVAMTEVLGINPASPQWSNGADAPARRALATLVERLIEGRQAARTNRDYAEADRIRDELAVAGITIEDTPTGAHWSVES; encoded by the coding sequence GTGACCGTGCGACTCTATGACACCAGGGCCCAGGCCCTGCGTGACTTCACCCCTCTTGTCGGTGGCGCCGTCGGGCTCTACGTCTGCGGGCCGACGGTGCAGTCCTCGCCGCACATCGGTCACCTGCGCTCCGCTCTGGTCTACGACCAGCTGCGCCGTTGGTTCAGCTATCGCGGCTATGACGTGACCCTCGTGCGCAACGTGACGGACATCGACGACAAGATCCTCGTGAACGCCGCTCTCGCGCAGCAAGGCGGCAGCAGCGAGCAGTGGTGGGCGCTGGCATATCGCTACGAGCTCGAGTTCACGGCGGGATACACGGCGCTGGGCATCCTGCCCCCCACCTACGAACCACGAGCCACCGCGAGCATTCCGCAAATGCAGGAGATCATCCAGCGGCTCATCGAAGGCGGGCACGCCTATGCCGCAGCCGACGGTTCAGGTGATGTCTACTTCGACGTGACGAACTGGCCGGCATACGGGGAGCTCACGCGGCAGAGCATCGACAACATGGAGGCTGCGGCGGATGCCGACCCCCGGGCCAAGCGCGACCCCCGCGACTTCGCGCTCTGGAAGGGGCGCAAGGCCGGTGAACCGGAGTCTGTGTCGTGGCAGAGCCCATGGGGCGCCGGGCGACCCGGCTGGCACATCGAGTGCTCGGCCATGTCGGCGCGCTACCTGGGGCAGCACTTCGACATTCATGGCGGCGGGCTTGACCTGCGTTTTCCCCACCACGAGAACGAGCTGGCCCAGTCGAACGCGGTGGGCTACGGCTTCGCCAATTATTGGGTGCACAACGGTCTGGTGCATGTGAACGGCCAGAAGATGTCGAAGTCACTCGGCAATTCGGTCTACGCCGCCGAACTGCTTGCGGAGGCCCCGCCGCTCGCCGTGCGTTACTACCTCGGTGCGGCGCATTACCGTTCAACCATTGACTACCACGACGGCTCCCTGGCCGAGGCCGAGGCCGCGCTTGAGCGCATCACGGGCTTCCTTGACCGCGTTCAGCGCAGGCTCGCCGATACCCGATTCTCCGGAGCGGGCAGTGAGAGCGTGCCCGAGGCGTTCGCCGACGCCATGGACGACGACCTGGCCGTTCCCCAGGCGCTCGGAGTGCTGCACGAGACGGTGCGCGCGGGAAACGCGGCACTCGATGACGAAGATCTCGCGGCCGCGGCATCCGCCCGTTCGGCCGTCGTGGCCATGACCGAGGTGCTCGGCATCAACCCGGCTTCGCCGCAGTGGAGCAACGGGGCGGATGCGCCGGCCCGACGCGCACTTGCGACTCTCGTCGAGCGACTCATCGAGGGCAGGCAGGCCGCCCGAACCAACCGCGATTACGCGGAAGCAGACCGGATTCGCGACGAGCTCGCGGTGGCCGGAATCACCATCGAAGACACCCCCACGGGTGCACATTGGAGCGTCGAATCGTGA
- a CDS encoding DUF4032 domain-containing protein, whose amino-acid sequence MSGSLNITSATVDPALLDLPWNVPLDEWPKDHIALLPKGISRHLVRFANLSGYVIAIKETTSEMAKREYDMLRTLQRTDIPCVDPVAVITNRTDDDGHELKSVLVTRHLKFSLPYRALFSQTLRPDTATRLVDALAVLLVRLHIAGFFWGDVSLSNTLFRRDAGSFAAYLVDAETGQIYDGGLSNGQRENDLEIARVNIAGELMDLEAGGRVDEELDPLKLSDGIVAAYRSLWKELTGSESFSTSERWRIAERVNRLNDLGFDIEELAIKTDDTSTTVRIQPKVVDAGHHQRRLLRLTGLDVQENQARRLLNDLDAYTATLGKVGLDEEAAAHEWLLRVFEPIVRAIPTELRGKLEPAEVFHQLLDHRWYLSQNEGRDVPLAEAVTSYVNDILRHRRDEATVIGPLTEAITLPNAVVVDDDDTADWRSKV is encoded by the coding sequence ATGAGCGGCTCACTGAACATCACGTCGGCCACCGTCGACCCGGCACTGCTCGACCTTCCGTGGAATGTGCCTCTCGACGAGTGGCCCAAAGATCACATCGCCCTGCTGCCCAAGGGCATCTCACGTCACCTGGTGCGCTTCGCCAACCTCTCCGGCTACGTCATAGCCATCAAGGAGACCACGAGCGAGATGGCCAAACGCGAATACGACATGCTGCGCACGCTGCAGCGAACCGACATTCCCTGCGTCGATCCCGTCGCCGTGATCACCAACCGCACGGATGACGACGGTCACGAACTGAAGTCGGTGCTGGTCACCCGCCACCTCAAATTCTCGCTGCCGTACCGTGCGCTGTTCTCGCAGACCCTGCGACCGGATACCGCCACCCGGCTTGTCGATGCGCTGGCCGTGCTGCTCGTGCGGCTGCATATCGCGGGCTTCTTCTGGGGCGACGTCTCGCTCTCCAATACGCTGTTCCGGCGTGACGCCGGCTCATTCGCCGCCTATCTGGTGGATGCCGAGACCGGGCAGATCTATGACGGTGGCCTCTCCAACGGGCAGCGTGAGAACGACCTCGAGATCGCGCGCGTGAACATCGCCGGCGAGCTCATGGACCTCGAAGCGGGCGGGCGCGTCGACGAAGAACTCGACCCGCTGAAGCTCTCCGACGGCATCGTTGCGGCATATCGCTCGCTGTGGAAGGAACTCACCGGCAGCGAGTCGTTCTCCACCTCAGAACGCTGGCGCATCGCCGAACGCGTCAATCGGCTGAACGATCTCGGTTTTGACATCGAGGAACTCGCGATCAAGACGGATGACACCAGCACGACCGTGCGCATCCAGCCGAAGGTCGTCGACGCGGGGCACCACCAGCGGCGCCTGCTGCGCCTGACCGGACTCGATGTGCAGGAGAATCAGGCCCGCCGGCTGCTCAACGACCTGGATGCGTACACGGCAACCCTGGGCAAGGTCGGTCTCGACGAGGAGGCAGCGGCACACGAATGGCTGCTGCGCGTCTTCGAGCCGATAGTGCGTGCCATCCCCACGGAGTTGCGCGGCAAGCTCGAACCGGCCGAGGTGTTCCACCAACTGCTCGACCACCGCTGGTACCTCTCGCAGAACGAGGGCCGGGATGTGCCGCTCGCCGAGGCCGTGACCTCCTATGTGAACGACATTCTTCGCCACCGGCGCGATGAAGCCACCGTGATCGGCCCGCTCACCGAGGCCATCACGCTGCCGAACGCCGTCGTCGTCGACGACGACGACACGGCCGACTGGCGCTCCAAGGTCTGA
- the phoU gene encoding phosphate signaling complex protein PhoU: MREVFQQELREVQDRLVEIAELVVLSIENATRAFNESDVSLAETVIANDNKIDELTVVLDELSIQILARQQPVARDLRIVVSALRISASLERMGDMAEHIAQLARYRFPDKVVPKSLRSTFKEMGRLDVLIATKLAELLRTQELSIAEEIRNDDDLIDDLHVSVFDKVLGEKWKGEAVDTVDATLASRYHERFADHAVSIAKKVQYLGTGDWVADEA, translated from the coding sequence ATGCGCGAGGTATTCCAGCAGGAGCTGCGTGAGGTTCAGGACCGGCTCGTGGAGATTGCCGAGCTTGTCGTGCTCTCGATCGAGAATGCGACGCGGGCGTTCAACGAATCGGATGTCTCACTCGCCGAGACCGTGATAGCCAACGACAACAAGATCGACGAACTCACGGTTGTGCTCGACGAGCTGTCTATACAGATTCTGGCCCGCCAGCAGCCGGTGGCTCGCGACCTGCGCATCGTGGTGAGCGCATTGCGCATCAGTGCCTCGCTCGAGCGCATGGGTGACATGGCCGAGCACATCGCCCAGCTCGCGCGCTACCGCTTTCCCGACAAGGTCGTCCCCAAGAGCCTGCGCTCGACGTTCAAGGAGATGGGGCGACTGGATGTGCTCATCGCCACGAAACTCGCCGAACTGCTGCGCACGCAGGAGCTCTCGATCGCCGAGGAGATTCGCAACGACGATGACCTCATCGATGATCTGCACGTGAGCGTCTTCGACAAGGTTCTCGGCGAGAAATGGAAGGGTGAAGCGGTAGACACCGTGGATGCCACGCTCGCCTCGCGCTACCACGAGCGTTTCGCAGACCACGCCGTCTCGATCGCCAAGAAGGTGCAGTACCTCGGCACCGGCGACTGGGTCGCCGACGAGGCCTGA
- the rlmB gene encoding 23S rRNA (guanosine(2251)-2'-O)-methyltransferase RlmB — protein MKNPAGKPRAGAVRKGRKGPQVGSGGQGRQALEGKKPTPKAEDRPYHPAGKRKAAQERYAAAGGRPKTERRPDGQGTRGFEQGRSSRSSRKQGDESEMVTGRNSVLEALRAKIPASTLYIAARIEMDDRVKEILSLATGRGIAVLEVMRPELDRLAGRDSVHQGLALKVPPYEYAHPLELLELTISRGHKPLFVALDGITDPRNLGAIIRSTAAFGGHGVIVPQRRSVGVTASAWKTSAGAAARTPVAMATNLTQTLKALKERGVFVLGLDGGGDVSLPGLELADRPIVVVVGSEGKGLSRLVTETCDAIVSIPISAGTESLNAGIAASVTLYEISKLRAAARS, from the coding sequence GTGAAGAACCCAGCAGGCAAGCCCCGTGCGGGCGCCGTGAGAAAGGGCCGCAAGGGCCCGCAGGTCGGTTCGGGCGGACAGGGGCGGCAGGCCCTCGAGGGCAAGAAGCCCACCCCGAAGGCCGAGGATCGCCCGTACCACCCCGCGGGCAAGCGCAAGGCCGCCCAGGAGCGCTACGCGGCGGCCGGTGGCAGGCCGAAGACCGAGCGGCGGCCAGACGGCCAGGGAACACGTGGCTTCGAACAGGGCCGCTCCTCGCGGTCCTCGCGCAAGCAGGGCGACGAGAGCGAGATGGTGACGGGCCGCAACTCCGTGCTCGAGGCACTCCGCGCGAAGATTCCGGCGAGCACGCTCTACATCGCTGCCCGAATCGAGATGGATGACCGGGTCAAGGAGATCCTGTCGCTCGCGACTGGGCGCGGCATTGCCGTTCTCGAGGTGATGCGACCCGAGCTCGATCGCCTGGCCGGGCGCGACTCTGTGCACCAGGGGCTCGCGCTCAAGGTTCCGCCGTACGAGTACGCGCATCCGCTTGAACTGCTCGAACTCACCATCAGTCGCGGCCACAAGCCGCTGTTCGTGGCGCTCGACGGCATCACCGACCCGCGCAACCTGGGCGCGATCATCCGCTCGACGGCCGCGTTCGGCGGCCACGGCGTGATTGTGCCGCAGCGTCGCTCGGTGGGGGTGACGGCTTCGGCGTGGAAGACCTCGGCCGGGGCCGCCGCGCGCACCCCCGTGGCCATGGCGACCAACCTCACCCAGACGCTCAAGGCGCTCAAGGAACGCGGCGTGTTCGTGCTCGGACTCGACGGCGGCGGAGACGTGTCGCTGCCCGGGCTCGAGCTCGCGGATCGCCCGATTGTGGTCGTGGTGGGCAGCGAGGGCAAGGGTCTCTCGCGCCTGGTCACCGAAACGTGCGATGCCATAGTGTCGATCCCGATCAGCGCGGGCACCGAGTCGCTGAACGCCGGCATCGCCGCGAGCGTCACGCTCTACGAGATCTCGAAGCTCCGCGCGGCTGCACGCTCCTAA